From Clarias gariepinus isolate MV-2021 ecotype Netherlands chromosome 2, CGAR_prim_01v2, whole genome shotgun sequence, one genomic window encodes:
- the itpkb gene encoding inositol-trisphosphate 3-kinase B: MAAYALNCLLTMNPNNLTDKSSPRTARPVLPVPDRSTYSPLLGRNSGPYSPTSLSPSSSTMSFVFVSGVTSTNNSRTRSPCRPPDLLGVNVGTRVRRLSGTDPEEEQEEEERRAAQQLLRSRELQNVEVNKKVDLFEAHISAQAQSRELQRSPRLSRKQGPQIPQEVKSSSVPDLNFTDVCSIPQELQNGKNSRSLERHEEKNHSINTNMEDDSLQGNNRSVNSVTISQGTSNDLTATMQSGTTTNGAQGTGAQVQADTEERAAIPAVIVTDHGIESGGEGQEPQVGPPSFKALRKLSSSSASSTGFSSLEESEEDLSSDPERTPAFLQPQQKAHKSWKKIKNMVQWSPFLMSFKKKYPWIQLAGHAGNFKAGAYGCILKKHCECEQRCLIQLMNDVLKPYVPAYHGDVEKDGEKYNQMEDLLAEFETPCVMDCKMGVRTYLEEELTKARKKPTLRADMYQKMIEVDPNAPTPEETEQKAVTKPRYMQWRETISSTATLGFRIEGIKQEDGTVNRDFKKTRTREQLTESFQDFFKGNRNILMKYLSRLQEIKETLEKSPFFQTHEVIGSSLLFVHDKHERAKVWMIDFGKTTPLPEGKVLNHRNPWVEGNREDGYLYGLDHLIDILNNMAKPM, encoded by the exons ATGGCTGCTTATGCCCTGAACTGCCTACTCACAATGAACCCTAATAACCTAACTGATAAGAGCAGCCCTAGGACTGCAAGGCCTGTTCTTCCAGTGCCAGACCGATCCACCTACAGCCCACTGCTAGGACGGAATAGTGGTCCATATAGCCCTACTAGCTTGAGTCCCAGCTCTTCCACCATGTCTTTTGTCTTTGTCTCTGGTGTGACCAGCACTAACAACTCCAGGACGCGCTCACCTTGTCGCCCGCCTGACCTGCTGGGGGTGAATGTGGGCACTCGTGTGCGCAGGCTTAGCGGAACAGACCCAGAGGAAGAGCAGGAAGAGGAAGAGCGGCGAGCTGCTCAGCAGCTCCTGCGCAGCAGGGAGCTCCAGAATGTTGAGGTCAACAAGAAGGTGGACCTGTTCGAGGCACATATTTCTGCTCAGGCACAGAGCAGGGAGCTCCAGCGCAGCCCTCGGCTTTCCCGGAAACAGGGCCCTCAGATACCTCAAGAAGTCAAGAGCAGCTCTGTCCCTGATTTAAACTTTACGGATGTCTGTAGCATCCCTCAGGAGCTGCAGAACGGAAAGAACTCACGAAGTCTGGAACGGCATGAAGAAAAAAACCATTCTATTAATACAAATATGGAAGACGATAGCTTGCAGGGAAACAATAGGTCAGTCAACAGCGTCACTATATCACAAGGCACTAGCAATGACTTGACTGCCACTATGCAATCAGGGACAACTACGAACGGAGCTCAAGGAACAGGAGCTCAGGTTCAGGCGGACACTGAGGAGAGGGCTGCCATCCCGGCGGTCATAGTGACAGACCATGGAATAGAGTCTGGCGGAGAGGGTCAGGAACCACAGGTCGGCCCACCGTCATTTAAAGCACTGCGCAAACTCTCGTCCTCATCTGCTTCTTCTACCGGCTTTTCATCGCTGGAAGAATCAGAGGAGGACCTTTCCAGCGACCCAGAACGAACACCAGCATTCCTCCAGCCGCAGCAGAAAGCA CATAAATCATGGAAGAAGATCAAGAACATGGTACAATGGTCACCTTTTTTAATGTCCTTTAAAAAGAAGTACCCTTGGATCCAGTTGGCAGGCCATGCAG GTAATTTTAAGGCTGGTGCATATGGGTGCATCTTAAAAAAGCACTGTGAGTGTGAGCAGCGCTGCCTGATTCAGTTGATGAACGACGTGCTTAAGCCGTACGTCCCGGCCTACCATGGAGACGTGGAGAAGGATGGTGAGAAGTACAATCAGATGGAAGATCTGCTAGCGGAGTTTGAAACGCCCTGCGTCATGGATTGCAAGATGGGTGTCAG GACGTATCTGGAGGAAGAGTTAACAAAAGCCAGGAAGAAGCCCACTCTGAGGGCTGATATGTACCAGAAGATGATTGAAGTGGACCCAAACGCTCCAACACCAGAGGAAACTGAGCAGAAAGCCGTTACCAAACCGCGCTACATGCAGTGGAGAGAGACAATCAGCTCTACAGCAACGCTGGGATTTCGCATTGAAGGCATCAAG CAGGAAGATGGGACTGTAAACAGAGACTTTAAAAAGACCAGGACTCGGGAACAACTGACTGAGTCCTTCCAGGATTTTTTCAAAGGAAACAGGAATATCCTG ATGAAATATCTCAGCCGGCTACAGGAGATCAAGGAAACTCTGGAAAAATCACCCTTTTTCCAGACGCATGAG GTGATCGGAAGCTCTCTTCTTTTTGTCCACGACAAGCACGAAAGAGCAAAAGTGTGGATGATAGACTTCGGAAAAACCACGCCACTTCCTGAAGGCAAAGTCCTGAACCACCGTAACCCCTGGGTAGAGGGCAACCGTGAGGATGGCTACCTCTACGGCCTCGACCACCTCATAGACATTCTCAACAACATGGCAAAGCCGATGTAA